In a single window of the Paramisgurnus dabryanus chromosome 23, PD_genome_1.1, whole genome shotgun sequence genome:
- the ppp1r3ab gene encoding uncharacterized protein ppp1r3ab isoform X1: MESVGTLGGPVGPCTNFLSLPAPCPWDEDDESLGLDGIRPKTSPTPRRRSSVSSDDFQPPPSSSRRVSFADAFGLSLVSVKQFDARTVNVQPDTLESDTNEAKQYYMVPLFTLPQTGEELDLRVQEQKIELQYLELLPGTTTLRGVVRVLNLSFDKMVNVRTTLNSWRSHFDLLAEYVSGSNNGEMDCFSFKLTLVPPFGEEGARVEFCLRYETSFGTFWANNNGKNYAVCCYEKTKEKAQNESENRRKSCLKGTSSNFSALSAATTNNEEFPDKILNSGQDTVSESQNFNSEEHQKESKELLVEMSRNRSRRNRRKAARLAKVKEHFARREEEKQGTKMTNSKVTAETSMQDYELLVKEPCSLSQQTTAGLPTCNQISPSTDECLNHAERSEDSSVTDLEQHVQDAVIQCETNPSKAQGNSSLEDDLGYQTFSIDPPVAGRQNTNLSPGKDVEKAWKDFEQDAKQRIRSSKMDEDTKSSEEKPVHKENVSLKTSHFMPQLFSHSYAFGTIVAPLYHQVFKNMETKRNDLIQRAFHVDRTFKELEDGSLRALTPPENDQAPMRQNTRTEPEPCVSKNTVKQTGSKHVQDTVSSHDYQNDYISGITEYSRDVEFMEMSNQEDPANNQSKIKRETLKISNVTENNLPLNISNQLTEESQITGKIAFGVPKNYLNASQTQEQITSDKSIANISNVPLVQTEDLNNLPQFPEDLKMIQTSSINLDSSNDILPPDCSELRLNNENRIFSTKTDTEPESAQINMSNALESGQVIESKEQMIGVFSSKALQFETPTFTYGTNNFYKERDNTTMTNKIENTQKWEVVKKDEKELCRISKDLVEEEIENRMMPMKDRKVEEQEQEKQKGAEKEQKQKERAINYIVDELKYIDDEDEIDMDIKKIKKQQDQQSDSVNQHLDSVNKQSDLLNQHSDLVNQHSDLTNKQTDLLNKHSDLVNQQSDLVNKQDSYSVNQHSDLVNQQSDSVNQHSDSVNQQSDLLNQQSDSLNTHSDLVNQQSDSVNQHSDSVNQQSDSLNKHSDLVNKHSDLVNQQSDSVNQHSDSVNQQSDLLNKQSDSLNKHSDLVNQQSDLLNTQSDSVNQHSVSVNQHSNLVNQHSDSLNQHSDSMNQHSDLMNQQSEVLNKHSDLVNQQSDLLNKQDSDSVNQHSDSVYQHSDLVNQQSDLVNQHLDSVNQQSDLENQQSDLVNQHSDSVNQQLDLLNKQSDSVNQHSDSVNQHSDLVTQQSDLLNQQSDLVNQHSDLLNQQSDLVNQHSDLVTQQSNLLNHNSDLVNQQLDLLNQQSDSVNEHSDLVNQLSDLMNKQSDLLSQQSELFNKHSDLVKQPSDLMNKQDSDSVNQHSDLVNQQSDLVNKQSDLLNNQSDSVNQHSDLVNKQSDLVNQHLDSVNQQSDLENQQSDLVNQHSDSVNQQLDLVNKQTDLLNQQSDSLNKHLVLVNQQSDLLNNQSDSVNQHSDLVNTHSDSVKQQTDLLSQQSDSVNQHSELVNQQSDSVNQHSDSVNQHSDLVNQLSDLMNKQSDLLSQQSELFNKHSDLVKQPSDLMNKQDSDSVNQHSDLVNQQSDLVNKQSDLLNQQSDSLNKHLDLVNLQSDLLNKQSDSVNQHSDSVNQHSDLVTQQSDLLNQQSDLVNQHSDLLNQQSDLVNQHSDLVTQQSNLLNHNSDLVNQQLDLLNQQSDSVNEHSDSVNQYSDSVNQQSDLVTQHSDLVTQQSDLLNHNSDLVNQQLDLLNQQSDSVNEYSDSVNQQSDSVHQQSDLVNKQSDLVNHQSDSVNKQSDLVNHQSDSKHKQSDSVNQQSNSVNQQSNSVNQQSDLTNQQSDLMNQPLDLVNRQSDSKHQQSDSVNLQLDLMNQPSDLVIQQSDSKYQQSDSMNQQFDSLPQNYVELDDTEEQQSTGKNLSGDEKKRDSSSGVNKTVEQTVSYLNESTQNIESIQQNRIEWDNLEFIDDENVCYDSEKLQTNDENMQENTECQSKDSINRNTEKDFEDVDDNTSTESLVDDEMELYLNCLRNSQQSVFREGSVNGSFCKRPSVSRRRSMSLAMPSISESVDEDQQNSYLENLSNTEDITELERATLLLLEGNEPVIGCNVLWWKEFLSSDNMSRVIGYSFLLILFFVAAHYYDFIACFALYLLTVYWLFRQGEEESLKSSRKGERQFQ, encoded by the exons ATGGAGTCTGTAGGAACGCTGGGAGGCCCGGTCGGGCCCTGCACCAACTTTCTGAGTCTGCCGGCACCCTGCCCTTGGGACGAGGATGATGAATCTCTGGGTCTAGATGGAATCAGGCCCAAAACTTCACCCACACCGAGGCGGCGAAGTTCAGTGTCTTCCGACGACTTCCAGCCTCCTCCTTCCAGCAGCCGGAGGGTATCTTTTGCCGACGCCTTCGGTTTAAGCCTCGTCTCTGTAAAACAATTTGACGCCAGGACGGTAAACGTACAGCCGGACACTCTAGAGAGTGACACGAATGAAGCTAAGCAGTATTACATGGTTCCCCTCTTCACTCTTCCTCAGACCGGTGAGGAGCTTGACCTGCGGGTTCAGGAGCAGAAAATAGAACTGCAGTATTTGGAACTGCTTCCCGGGACCACGACCCTTCGAGGAGTCGTCCGTGTGCTAAACCTGAGTTTCGACAAGATGGTCAATGTACGAACTACGTTGAATTCGTGGAGAAGTCATTTCGATCTGTTGGCCGAGTACGTTTCTGGGTCAAACAATGGAGAGATGGATTGTTTCTCTTTCAAGCTCACGCTGGTACCTCCGTTTGGAGAAGAGGGCGCAAGGGTTGAGTTCTGTTTGCGATATGAAACATCTTTTGGCACTTTTTGGGCCAACAACAATGGGAAGAATTATGCCGTGTGTTGCTATGAAAAGACAAAGGAGAAAGCCCAAAATGAGAGTGAAAACAGACGAAAAAGCTGTTTGAAAGGAACCAG CTCAAATTTCTCTGCTTTGAGTGCTGCAACAACAAATAATGAAGAATTTCCTG ataaaatattaaattctgGACAGGACACTGTCTCTGAATCTCAAAACTTTAATTCTGAGGAACACCAAAAGGAAAGCAAGGAATTACTG GTGGAAATGAGCAGAAACCGCAGTCGAAGGAACAGAAGAAAGGCTGCGCGGTTAGCAAAAGTCAAAGAGCACTTTGCTcggagagaagaggagaaacAAGGGACCAAGATGACAAACAGTAAAGTCACAGCTGAAACCAGCATGCAGGATTATGAATTGCTGGTGAAGGAACCATGCAGCCTTTCACAACAAACAACTGCTGGACTACCAACATGTAACCAAATATCACCCTCAACAGATGAGTGTCTAAATCATGCTGAGCGTAGTGAAGATTCTTCTGTCACAGATCTAGAACAACATGTACAAGACGCTGTGATCCAATGCGAGACAAATCCGTCCAAAGCACAGGGAAATTCATCCCTGGAAGATGATCTCGGTTACCAAACATTTTCAATCGATCCGCCTGTAGCGGGACGCCAAAATACTAACTTGTCCCCTGGCAAAGATGTTGAAAAAGCATGGAAGGACTTTGAGCAGGATGCTAAACAACGAATTAGGAGCTCCAAAATGGATGAAGATACAAAAAGTAGTGAGGAGAAACCAGTACATAAGGAAAATGTGAGTTTAAAAACTAGCCACTTTATGCCACAGCTATTTTCACATAGCTATGCGTTTGGGACCATTGTAGCTCCGCTCTATCATCAGGTCTTTAAAAACATGGAAACTAAGAGAAACGACTTAATTCAGAGAGCGTTTCATGTGGACAGGACATTTAAGGAACTGGAAGATGGGAGTCTTAGAGCACTCACGCCCCCTGAGAACGATCAAGCTCCTATGAGACAAAACACAAGAACTGAGCCTGAACCATGTGTATCTAAAAACACAGTTAAACAAACTGGGAGTAAACATGTTCAGGATACAGTATCTTCTCACGATTATCAAAATGATTATATAAGTGGTATTACAGAGTACTCGAGAGATGTTGAATTTATGGAAATGTCAAACCAGGAGGACCCTGCAAATAACCAAAGCAAAATTAAAAGGGAGACTTTAAAGATCTCTAATGTCACTGAGAACAACCTACCACTGAATATAAGCAACCAGTTAACTGAGGAAAGCCAAATTACTGGGAAAATTGCTTTTGGGGTgccaaaaaattatttgaatgCTTCTCAAACTCAAGAACAGATTACATCAGACAAGTCTATTGCAAATATCTCCAATGTGCCTTTAGTGCAAACTGAAGATTTGAACAATCTTCCCCAATTTCCAGAAGACCTCAAAATGATTCAGACTTCAAGCATTAACTTGGATTCCTCTAATGATATATTACCGCCTGACTGTTCTGAGTTGAGATTAAACAATGAAAATCGTATTTTTTCAACAAAAACAGATACTGAACCAGAAAGCGCACAGATAAATATGAGCAATGCTTTGGAGAGCGGCCAAGTAATTGAAAGTAAAGAACAAATGATTGGGGTATTTTCTTCAAAGGCCTTACAGTTTGAGACCCCCACCTTTACTTATGGTACAAACAATTTTTATAAAGAACGTGACAACACGACAATGACAAATAAGAttgaaaatacacaaaaatggGAAGTAGTTAAAAAGGATGAAAAAGAATTGTGTAGAATTTCAAAGGACCTGGTTGAGGAAGAAATTGAAAATCGAATGATGCCAATGAAGGACCGGAAAGTAGAAGAGCAAGAGCAAGAGAAACAAAAAGGTGCAgaaaaagaacagaaacaaaaAGAAAGAGCAATAAATTACATTGTAGATGAGCTAAAATACATtgatgatgaagatgagatTGATATGGACATTAAGAAAATTAAGAAACAACAGGATCAGCAATCAGATTCAGTGAATCAGCACTTAGATTCAGTGAACAAGCAATCAGATTTACTAAATCAACATTCTGATTTAGTGAACCAGCATTCAGATTTAACCAATAAGCAAACAGATTTACTGAATAAGCATTCAGATTTAGTGAACCAACAATCAGATTTAGTGAATAAGCAAGATTCATATTCAGTGAATCAACATTCAGATTTAGTGAATCAACAATCAGATTCAGTGAATCAGCATTCAGATTCAGTGAACCAGCAATCAGATTTACTCAATCAGCAATCAGATTCATTGAATACGCATTCAGATTTAGTGAATCAACAATCAGATTCAGTGAATCAGCATTCAGATTCAGTGAACCAGCAATCAGATTCATTGAATAAGCATTCAGATTTAGTGAATAAGCATTCAGATTTAGTGAATCAACAATCAGATTCAGTGAATCAGCATTCAGATTCAGTGAACCAGCAATCAGATTTACTCAATAAGCAATCAGATTCATTGAATAAGCATTCAGATTTAGTGAACCAGCAATCAGATTTACTGAATACGCAATCAGATTCAGTGAATCAGCATTCAGTTTCAGTGAATCAGCATTCAAATTTGGTGAATCAGCATTCAGATTCGTTGAATCAGCATTCAGATTCGATGAATCAGCATTCAGATTTAATGAATCAGCAATCAGAAGTATTGAATAAACATTCGGATTTAGTGAACCAACAATCAGATTTACTGAATAAGCAAGATTCAGATTCAGTGAATCAGCATTCAGATTCAGTATATCAGCATTCAGATTTAGTGAATCAGCAATCAGATTTGGTGAATCAGCATTTAGATTCGGTGAACCAGCAATCAGATTTAGAGAATCAGCAATCAGATTTGGTGAATCAGCATTCAGATTCAGTGAATCAGCAATTAGATTTACTGAATAAGCAATCAGATTCTGTGAATCAGCATTCAGATTCGGTTAATCAACATTCAGATTTAGTGACCCAGCAATCGGATTTACTGAATCAGCAATCAGATTTGGTAAATCAACATTCAGATTTACTGAATCAACAATCAGATTTGGTAAATCAACATTCAGATTTAGTGACCCAGCAATCAAATTTACTGAATCATAATTCAGATTTAGTAAACCAGCAATTAGATTTATTAAATCAGCAATCAGATTCAGTGAATGAGCATTCAGATTTAGTGAATCAGCTTTCAGATTTAATGAACAAGCAATCAGATTTACTGAGCCAGCAATCAGAATTATTTAATAAGCATTCGGATTTGGTGAAACAACCATCAGATTTAATGAATAAGCAAGATTCAGATTCAGTGAATCAGCATTCAGATTTAGTGAATCAGCAATCAGATTTAGTGAACAAGCAATCAGATTTACTGAATAATCAATCAGATTCAGTAAATCAGCATTCGGATTTAGTGAATAAGCAATCAGATTTGGTGAATCAGCATTTAGATTCGGTGAACCAGCAATCAGATTTAGAGAATCAGCAATCAGATTTGGTGAATCAGCATTCAGATTCAGTGAATCAGCAATTAGATTTAGTGAACAAGCAAACAGATTTACTGAATCAGCAATCAGATTCATTGAACAAGCATTTGGTTTTAGTGAACCAGCAATCAGATTTACTGAATAATCAATCAGATTCAGTAAATCAGCATTCGGATTTAGTGAATACGCATTCAGATTCAGTGAAACAGCAAACAGATTTACTGTCTCAGCAATCAGATTCAGTGAATCAGCATTCAGAGTTAGTGAACCAGCAATCAGATTCGGTGAATCAGCATTCAGATTCAGTGAATCAGCATTCAGATTTAGTGAATCAGCTTTCAGATTTAATGAACAAGCAATCAGATTTACTGAGCCAGCAATCAGAATTATTTAATAAGCATTCGGATTTGGTGAAACAACCATCAGATTTAATGAATAAGCAAGATTCAGATTCAGTGAATCAGCATTCAGATTTAGTGAATCAGCAATCAGATTTAGTGAACAAGCAATCAGATTTACTGAATCAGCAATCAGATTCATTGAATAAGCATTTGGATTTAGTGAACCTGCAATCAGATTTACTGAATAAGCAATCAGATTCGGTGAATCAGCATTCAGATTCGGTTAATCAACATTCAGATTTAGTGACCCAGCAATCGGATTTACTCAATCAGCAATCAGATTTGGTAAATCAACATTCAGATTTACTGAATCAACAATCAGATTTGGTAAATCAACATTCAGATTTAGTGACCCAGCAATCAAATTTACTGAATCATAATTCAGATTTAGTAAACCAGCAATTAGATTTATTAAATCAGCAATCAGATTCAGTGAATGAGCATTCAGATTCAGTGAATCAGTATTCAGATTCAGTGAATCAGCAATCAGATTTGGTAACTCAACATTCAGATTTAGTGACCCAGCAATCAGATTTACTGAATCATAATTCAGATTTAGTAAACCAGCAATTAGATTTATTAAATCAGCAATCAGATTCAGTGAATGAGTATTCAGATTCAGTGAATCAGCAATCAGATTCAGTACATCAGCAATCTGATTTAGTGAATAAGCAATCAGATTTAGTGAATCATCAATCAGATTCAGTAAATAAGCAATCAGATTTAGTGAATCATCAATCAGATTCAAAGCATAAGCAATCAGATTCAGTGAATCAGCAATCAAATTCAGTGAATCAGCAATCAAATTCAGTGAATCAGCAATCAGATTTAACAAACCAGCAATCAGATTTAATGAATCAGCCATTAGATTTAGTGAATCGGCAATCAGATTCAAAACACCAGCAATCAGATTCAGTGAATCTGCAATTGGATTTAATGAATCAGCCATCAGATTTAGTGATTCAACAATCAGATTCAAAGTATCagcaatcagattcaatgaatcaGCAATTTGATTCATTACCACAAAATTATGTTGAGTTAGACGATACAGAAGAGCAGCAGTCCACAGGAAAAAACCTAAGTGGTGATGAGAAAAAACGTGACTCCAGCAGTGGAGTGAACAAAACAGTTGAGCAAACAGTTTCTTACTTGAATGAATCAACACAAAATATTGAAAGTATACAACAAAACAGAATTGAATGGGACAATCTAGAATTCATTGATGATGAGAATGTGTGCTATGACAGTGAGAAACTACAGACTAATGATGAGAATATGCAGGAAAACACAGAATGCCAGTCAAAAGACTCTATAAACAGAAACACGGAGAAGGATTTTGAAGATGTGGATGACAATACCTCCACAGAATCCCTGGTCGATGATGAGATGGAACTGTACCTTAACTGCCTGAGGAATTCCCAACAGTCAGTATTCCGAGAGGGCTCGGTAAACGGAAGCTTCTGCAAAAGACCATCCGTGAGCAGAAGGAGGTCTATGTCCCTAGCGATGCCATCAATCTCTGAGTCTGTAGATGAAGACCAACAAAACAGTTACTTAGAGAATCTATCAAACACAGAGGACATCACAGAGCTGGAGCGAGCTACGCTCCTTCTTTTGGAGGGAAATGAACCTGTCATTGGGTGTAATGTCTTATGGTGGAAAGAGTTTCTCTCTTCTGATAACATGTCAAGAGTTATTGGGTACAGTTTTCTGTTGATATTGTTTTTCGTTGCAGCGCATTATTATGACTTCATTGCATGTTTTGCCTTATATCTGCTCACGGTGTATTGGCTTTTCCGTCAAGGAGAGGAAGAATCGCTGAAAAGCTCTCGGAAAGGTGAAAGACAATTTCAGTAG